The DNA segment TCAAAATTGCCCCACAGAGATTGGCTTGTAATAAATTTGCCCCAGCGAGATTAACACGATAGAGATTGGCGTTTTCTAGATTGGCTTGGCTGAGATTCGCCCCCTGTATATCGATATGGCTCCAATCTAATTGTTGATTTTCTGGGTCTTGCTTTGTATCCCTTTGAACAATCACAGTTAAAGCAGCTTGAATTTCTGCACTAATTGATGATGTTAGCTGTGCGGACGAAATATTATTAACACAATTGCGGATAAAATCACTGAGAACTTCCATGATTAGCCAGTGATATTTTGGATAATCATGGGCTATTTGCTTTAACTCATAAATGGCTTTGAGCCTGGTTTCTATTGTTTGATTGTGTTGCAGGTCTCCTATAGCTACTTGTAAGCGTTGGGTGATGCTATTTCGCCCACCGGGGGCAATCTTTTTTTGACTAGAGAAAACTATCTCATCAATGAGATTCTCTATTAAATTGTTGTGTTGTATCTTTCCTGCAACTGTACGATAAACATTAAAAATCATGGCTAACATCATTAAAGATAATATTTAATATCCATCATGAACGGCGGACACCAGGATAGATGAAAAAACCTGTAATTATTTCCCTAAGTTCCATGCGGGAAGATTACCCGTAGCTTGCTTCGCTAGCTGCAAAGCTTTACGGCTACTGCCACCTGCCTTTTTTAAGTTAGAAACTACCTGCTATTTTGCATATATTTTTTTTTATTTTTAATATTCGTAAATATAATTATAATTATCGAAAATACAGAACAAATGTTACTTATTCTGGCAGAAGAGATCAATTATAAAACCATCTGTTACTATAAATTAAATATGTACTAATATGTTTTTTTACTTTCATAAATGCTGCAAAATTTACAGCCGCTTACGCATAATTTAGTACTAGTTGGTGGAGGTCACACTCATGCTATTGTACTCAGAATGTTTGGCATGAAACCTCTATCTGGAGTACGTTTAACTTTAATCACCCCAGATGTTGAAACACCATACTCTGGAATGTTACCAGGACATATTTCCGGTGTTTACAACCGTGATGAATGCCATATTAACTTGCAAAGATTAGCTAACTTTGCTCAAGCGCAATTGTCTATTGATACAGTAGTTGACCTGGATGTGAAAAACCACAAAGTGATTTGTGCGAGCCATCAGGCGGTAGATTTCGACTTGCTGTCTATCGATATTGGCAGCACTCCAGCCACAATATCTGTATCCGGTGCAGCAGAATATGCAGTGCCGGCTAAACCAGTGTCGCAATTACTAGAACATTGGTATCAGATGCTAGATAGTGTAGTTCAAAAACCGCAAATCAAAAGGAGTATTGCGATCGCAGGCGGTGGTGCAGGTGGTGTAGAATTAGCCCTATCAATGCAAGCGCATCTGCACCGCATCTTAAAACAAGCCCAACAACCCCTGAGTAATCTGGAAATTCATTTATTTCATCGCCAAGCCCAACTGATGTCCCATCATCACCCATCAGTCCAACATCAAGTCAAACAAATTCTCACCAGACGCGGTGTCAAGCTTCACTTGAGGGAAACAGTTTCTCATATTGCACCATCTACCGACAACCAAGACGAAGAACTATTAGAAATTCAATGTGAATCTGGCATCAAAGTAAACTGCCATCAAATTTTTTGGGTAACCCAAGCCTCAGCCCCCCAGTGGTTAAAAGCCACAGGGTTAGCCACTGATGAGCGAGGCTTTATTTTAGTTGAGGACACATTACAATCGCCAACACACCCAGAGGTATTTGCATCTGGTGACATCGCCACAATGATTAATCATCCCCGCCCAAAAGCAGGGGTATTTGCTGTCCGCCAAGGTAAACCCTTATTCGACAACCTCAGGCGGAAATTAACGGGACAAGCACTCAAACCTTACAAACCACAGCAACAATATTTAAGTTTAATTGGTACAGGTGACAAAAGAGCGATCGCTACCAAAGGTTGTATCACTTTACCACCCCATCAATTATGCTGGCAATGGAAGGACTGGCTTGACCGTCGCTTTATGCAGCAATTTTGATGAGAAAATTCCACAACTGACGCACCAAAGTTATCTATTAAGACAGGGTTTAAAATGGCTGATATGAGAGCCAAAATTGAAAATCAAGTTTTATTTCTGCATCATGAAGACTTACCAGAGTTTAAAAAAGGTGGTTCTGTAGTCAGAAATTCTTATTTTTGGGCGCTACGTTCAATTGCTGGTAGAGCCTCCCGTTATCGGGACTGGGAATATGAGCCAGAAGTGTGGCTAGCACTGGCGCGAATGCTGTTGTCTTTCTCCGAGTCGGGATATTTGGGTTATCGAGAAACGATATTAGAGTTTCCTTTATCCCAAGGGGAAATTCCTGATTTATTACGAGATGTCGCTACCTGGGAATAAGTCAAGTCGCTTCGCTCCAATTCAAAATTAAAAATTCAAAATTCAAAATTAAAGACAATTAGTGGGAGCTTGTTGGCGTAGCCTTCCCGTAGGGTACTCACCACTAATTAAAGACCGCCCTTACGGATTCGCCAGTCACCTACAGAAGGAAACCTTCTTGCAGTGCTGGCTCACCAAATCAAAGATTATGGCGGGGGCTTGTACCCAGAATGAATTAATTCAAAATTATTTCCATTCTTCATTTTGAATTTTGAATTTTGCATTTTGAATTCAAAAAAGGTTAAATACTCGAACTTAAACCCAAGCGAAAAGTAAACCCAGGACTATAAATTCGATTCACTCGCTCATATTGTTCACCTAGTAAATTTTCCAAGTAAACTGTTAGTCCTAAAGTACGAGTTAAGGGAATACGACCACTCAAATCTAAATTGACAAAAGACGGGACGAAATCGGTAGTTGTCTCACCTGGTCGGGTGAAAAAAGCTCTACGAGCGCCACTATTGTAGGTAACATACAAATTAGCCTGCCATCCTGAGTTTTGATAACCTACGCCAGTTTGTAATACAGAATAGGGAATCATTCCCAACTGTAAACCTCTTTCTGAACCTGTCTTAATTTGGGCATCTGTATAAGTGTAGTTGAGAAAAGTTGACCAGTTAGCGGCAACTTTTAATTGCAGTGCGGCTTCTAAACCATTGGTATCTACTAAGCCAATATTTGCCCATCTTCCAGCCACAATTCCTAAGCGATTATTCAGACTGCTGCCAAAATAGGTAAACTGCCCTGTTAAATTATCAGCAAGCTTGACATCTACCCCCGCAGTCCAAGAGGAACCTGTCTCCGGCTCTAAATCTGGGTTTGCTTCCCAACCATGAACTGTATCATAAACATATAACTGATCTAAACCTGGGTTGCGCTGTCCTCCAGCCCAACTACCACGCATAGCAATTAATGGTGTGATGTCGTAACGTAGCCCCACACTAGGATTAAGATAATTGCCAAACTGACCATCAAAACTTTGTCTCAGTCCTAAATCTAACTGAAAACTATTACTCAGATTCCATGTATTCACAGCAAATAAAGCTGTATTTAATACGTTTCTATTTTCAGTTTCGTTAAACGCAATCCGATTCGGACTAGAGCTTAAAACATCGCCACTTAAATCAGTATTTTTTAAATCTAGTCCCCAACGCAACTTATTATTTGGAGAAATTCTCCAATCATGATCAATCCTACCAGTGAATTGTTGTGTATCTAAAACACCAGTGCGATAAAATTCTCTACCTGCAAAAACTGTAGGGCCGTAGGTGCTGAAATAATTTTGGTTATAACCAAATGTAGTTGTCAGGTTAGAGTTATTGCCATTACCGAGGCGAGTTTTCCAAGATAAACCAATATTTAAACCATCATGGTCTAATCTATCTCTTTGTAGGGGAAATCCGAAATAAACTAAGCCTCTACGACTGCTGAGTTTAGTGATATCTAAACTTAAAGAGTTTCTTTGATCTAAATCTAAACCAATATTGCCAAAATAGGTGCTAGTAGATGTATCTGCATTTGATAAAAACCCTTGGGAGTCACGATTTGCTGCACCTACAGGCACACGATAACGGTTATCAACAAAGTACCGCTCAAAACTAAAATTATAAGTCGCCGCACCAACTGCCCCACTATAACTAAACTGTTGATTATTGAGATTGAGTGAGCCAAATTCTAAACTACTTGTCAGTTTAGGTTGTGGATAACCTTTTTTGGTGATGATATTAACCACTCCTCCAAAAGCGGAGGAACCATATAAAGCAGAGGTCACACCGCTAGATAATTCGACACGCTCAATAGATTCTACAGGAATGCTATTCAGGTCAGTTGCACCATGATATGTGTTGACATCATTGTTAATTCGTCTGCCATTTATAAGAAATACAGACTGATTAATTGAGGCTCCCCGATAATAAGTACCTGTGTGTATATCTGCACCATGACCAACATCATTAATGGCAAAACCAGGCATTCTTTTTAAGACATCAGCGACACTGGTAGCACCTTGTTTTTGAATTTCTTCTTGGTCAATGACGTAAGTGGGAGTAGATGCTGGCAGGGTTTCTGGTTCGGCGATCGCTTCTATGGTAATATCTGCATCGTCACTAGAAGTTTCCTCAATTTCCGGCTGTTCGCTAGGTTCACCCTCTGGATTTAAGTCCCCTGGTGTCGATTGAGTTAATAATTCAGCACTGGTGGTGGGTAACTCAATTTCACTCAAATACGGAATATCAGAATTATCTACTGTTTGAGTAATTTCCGTATCACTACCCAAAGCCGGAAATGCTAAAAATAAACTAGGAAAAGCAACAGGCAGCCAAAAAAAGCTCTTTCTCACTTCGTCTCACACCAAGTAATAACAATCACTAAGTGGTATTGTTACTTTTTTTGTAAAATTGTGTCAAAAGACACGCTGTCGTATTTCCCCTAGTTTATTGCGAATGGCTTTGAGAAATAGGCTCTTAAGTAAGTCGGTGCAATAAAACCAAACTATGTGAAGAGAAGTAAATAAGGCTCAAACTTTTCCTCCCCCTGCTCCCTACCTTCTTCCAACAATAATTATTTACACCGACCTACTTAGGCGGGGAATTAAATATGTCACGGAACTTTTAAGTGCTGTGACATAATATTTAAACGCCTCTTCTTACAGACTGCTGTGCAGCTATGGCATGAATCCCATATCTTCTATATCTGGGTAAGTTAATAATTTCTAGTACCTAATCCTTACCCCCACTACTTTTGAGTAGTTTCCTTTAATCCATAGCTCATAAATCCAATAGTAAAGGCTAGCGCGAAAGGGAAAACAATCAACCAAAATAAGTCTTCTAACATAAGCTATCTGTGATTCCTCACTTTATTTATATTCTCAATTTTCTAGGAACAGATAAAAATATCTGGGCGGGAATAATACTAACTCCTTAACATTTGACAACAAATTTAAGCCTAGAACCCATATTACGAATTATTATGCTCTGGAAATAAAACCATGAAAACCGCCGAAACCAAAACAACTTCTCATCAGCATCAAGGTAATTCTGCAAAGCCGTTTTTTGATGCCAATCATGAGCAGAAGTTCTTTGGGGCGGGAATAGTACAGACAAAACTATTTTTTCAACCACAATATACATCTTCAGAATTGGGAATTCAGCGTCAGTGCAGGGATTGTGGAATTGAGCAACAAGGACAACCCCTTCCACAGATTCAACGTCAACCAATTTTTGAAAGTGAGAATGTAGAGACACAATCTCATTTACAACGCCAAGCTACTACTAGTGATACTGCACCTGTTACCTATCTTCAACCGCAGGAAGAAGCAACACCAGAATTGGAGGAAACATCAGGTGATTTGGCTTCTCCGGTGATTCAGTCAAAAGGGGATGGAAGTATTCCTCCTGGGGATGGGGATAATTCGTTTCGCAGTGATACGGAAACCCCATTTTTTCAAGCGAAATTGACAGTAGGTGAGCCTGGCGATCGCTACGAAAAAGAAGCTGAGGCGATCGCTCATCAAGTCGTTTCCCAACCACAACCAAGCCAGCAACCAACTACTCATCCTGCGGTAACACAGCTTCAGCGCGCCAATAATGAACAGCCAGGCTCACCAATCCCCACCAACTTAGAAAGTCGGCTGCAACAAGCCCAAAGCAGTGGTACACCTTTAGATACCCAAACCCGCCTGAACATGGAAGCAGGCTTTGGCGCTGATTTCAGCCAAGTACGGGTTCACACAGGACAAGATGCAGCATCTCTGGCGCGATCGCTAGGGGCGGTGGCGTTCACCACTGGCAATCATATTTTCTTCAACACAAATCAATACCAACCCGCATCCGCGACTGGCAGAAATCTCCTGGCTCACGAATTAACACACACTTTGCAACAGGATGCAGCTATACAACGACAGCCAGCAGTATCATCAACCTCCCATACAGTCCAAATGTTGCCGGAATCTATAATAGGACAAATCAATGATTATGCTCGGTATATTCCTGGATATACATTGTTTACCGTCGTTATCGGCTTTAACCCCCTTACAGGTAACGCAGTAGAACGCAATGCCAGCAATCTCCTAGAAGGACTCATGGGACTAGTGCCTTTTGGCACGTTTATTTTCGATAAATTGCGGGAGATGGGTATTCTCCAGTCAGCATTTACTTGGGTAGAGGGAGAACTAGGACGCTTAGATTTATCCGTAGGTAGGATTGAGCGCACTTTAGAAGCCGCTTGGGAAGATATCCACTTGGTAGCAGGATTTGATGATAATTTGGCGGTATTGCGGCAAAATTTCCAGCAACTTTATCAAGATGTGGAAGCCTTTGCGCGATCGCTCATCAACCAAATCATTCAATTAATCAAAGATGCAGCCATTAACTTAGCAGAAGGTTTATTAGCTAATAATCAAGCCTGGGCTTTAATTAAAAAAATCCTCAAACATGACCCTCTCAGGAATCAACCAGTCGCCGCCACCACCGTAGAAATCCTGGAAGACTTTCTCCGCCTCATCGGTAAAGAGCAAGAACTAGAGCAAATGCAGGAACGGGGAACCCTGGAACAAACAGCAGCTTGGTTAGATACCCAAGTTGGCACATTTATATCATTATTAGGTGAATTAGGCAGTTTATTTACCTCCGCTTGGGATGCAATTCAACCAGAAAACTTGCCCAATCTCTCGACTAACTTAGAAAGTATTATCAACCAGACTATCGGCTTCCTACAACGGGTATGGGATTTCGCCATCACTGTAGCAGCCAAAGTACTAGAACTAATCAAACAAGCCCTACTTGGTTGGTTGAGTTCCTTCGCCATCGATATTCCTGGGTATCACTTGCTCACCGTGATTATGGGCAAAGATATTTTTACTGAGCAATCCGTACCCCGCACAGTGATAAATATCATTCGCGGCTTCATGAGCCTGTTACCAAACGGTGAACAGAAGTTTCAGCAGATGCAGGAAACTGGAGTGATTCCTCGCGCCGCCCAACGTATTGAAGCCCTGATGGGTGAATTGGGCATTTCTTGGCCGTTTGTGCAGGAGTTGTTCCTGAATATTTGGAACACCCTCACCATTGAAGATATGGTCACCCCCATCGATACATTTATTAGAGTTCTAGAGCAATTCCGCGAACCCCTGAATCGTCTCCTCACCTTCGTCATTGAAGTAGTCAAGATTGTGCTGGAACTCCTGCTGGAGATAATGAATTTCCCCAGCGATATCATCGGTAATATCATGAATAATGCCTTACAAGCCTTAGATGATATTCAACAAGACCCCGTAGGCTTTCTACTCAACCTGCTCAGAGCAGTTAAAACAGGCTTTACTAACTTTTTCGACAATATCCTTCAGCATTTGCTCAGTGGCGTTACCGATTGGCTCTTTGGTCAAGTACGCAAAGCCGGGATTGAACCACCAACAGAAATTACCCTAGAGTCAATTTTGAATTTAGTATTGCAGGTACTAGGCGTTTCGATGGATCGGATCTGGTCGAAACTAGGCGATCGCATCGGTCAAGAAAATGTTGCCCGGATTCGCGGCGCAATTGACCGCCTATCAGGTATTTGGAACTTTGTCCGCGATGTCCAGCAACGAGGTATCGCCGCTATTTGGGAATACATCCAAACCCAAATTAGCAACCTGTGGAATATGGTACTAGAGCAAGTCCGCAGTTGGATTGTATCGCGCATCATTGATCGCGTCATCGCCAAAATTGTCAGTATGCTCGACCCCACAGGTATCATGGCTGTCGTCAACAGTTTCATTGCCTTCTTTAACGCAGTGCAATCGGCAATTGAGTACTTCCGCGAAATTTTAGAAATCGTAGACTCCTTCGTGGGGATGGTTGCCGAAATTGCCAGTGGTAGCATTGATCAAGCCGCACAGTTTTTAGAAAACCTACTAGCGCAAAGTTTACCAGTGGCGATCGGCTTTTTGGCTAATCAAGTGGGTTTAGGTAATATTGGCGACAAGTTACAAGAAATTATTGCCGGGATTCAGGGATTGATTGATCAGGCACTAGATTGGCTGATTGATCGGGCTGTGAATCTGGGACAGGGATTGCTTAACGCGATCGGACTTGGAGAAGATAATTTAGAAGAAACAACAGGTGAGCCAGATACACCAGAAAGTCAAGCTCTTAAACAAGAAGTTGCTCTCGCAGTACAACAAGCTTTTGCGGAAGAGCATACAGGTGCAGAGACAGAGAGTATTATCGCTAGAATCCGTTCTCAATTCCAGGCACAAGGATTAGACGACCTCTTTTTAGAACCAAACTCTAATGGAACTGGATTTATTCTGTATGCAAAAGCAAGTCCGAAGTATCCACTAGGCATATTCCAAAAAGAAGCAAATATGACACAAGCAGAAAGTGAACAAATGCTGCATTCAGCTATTCGTCTAACGTTAGTTGATTCTATAGGGTTTAATCGTCAAAATATTCCTTTGGTTGAATCCACTGAAAAGAACATTGGTAGAGGTGGTGAAGCGTGGCAACCTGAAAATCTTACGACAGAAATTCGTGCAGTTACCTGGAATACCTCTGGAGCAAATCGTCGAAACAATATCACTCATGCCGAACGTCAATTTATGAATTGGATTACTAATCCTAGTCAAGAAAACGTTTTACTAAAACTGAAAAAGCTGGAAATCCAAAATATTAATGAAAGTCCTTGTGGAGCTTGTTCAAATCAATTAGCCCATCTAATAAGAGAAATTAGAGAGAAACAAACATCCGCAGGGCAGGTTTATCTAGAAGAAGCACACCTTTACTGGACAAAACGCCATTTAGGTGAGTCACCAACCAGCGCTAGCGACATTACTATATTGCGAGCAAGCGGTTGGACTTTGCACGCCCCCCAAAATCAGTTACCGATCCAAGGAATCGAGGACAGTAACTTGCAAGAATTACCTGGAGTATTAGAGTATGAACCAGGATTTAATCCTAATGATAGAGCAGTCGTTATTCATCCACCTGCGAGTAGTAGTTCTAGGAGCGGTGGAGTAAGAACCAGGGTTTAATCATCATGACAAAGCAAATATCGAATATAACAACCAAAAATTATGTCTTTTAAATTCAAGCACCCCCGTAAACCTCCTGTCTCCCCGGAAACAGAAAAACCATTCTTTCCAGGCGATCAGCTACGCGCCACCAGAGGCGATCGCCCAACTCCATCACCTTTCTTTAGCAGCAAAGTCACCATACAACCCAAGCTAAATGTAGGACAGCCTAATGATGTATATGAACAAGAAGCAAACGCTGTAGCTAATAATGTCAGCGAACCCAACATACAGCGTCTCGCCACAGAAGAGGATATGACGCAAACATCCATACTGCAAAAGTCAGAAGAACCTGAAGAAATACAGACTCAAGTTGCTAGTTAAAAACAAAATTATCTAAGATAATCGCAAAAATGGATGAGAGATAAACACAAAAAATCAAATCCAATCTACTATCAGCATATCTTCCATCCAAGGGAATTTAACTATGTTCAGTCCCCACGGTAGACGACTGAGAAGGATATCAATGGATTGACGCTCAATCTGGAGTTTCCACGCACCATTATCGTTACGGGTGAGTTTGCCTTCGCGCTGTAAAAAGCCTTCGCGTAGACCGTCGGGGCTGGTATTTTTTAGGGCTTGCCAGTAATCGATCGCTGTTTGTAATAGATGTTCAGCTTCATTTAAGGCGGTGGTGGGTAAATCAATGTTACAGGCGATCGCTTGATTTAATGGCCAGCCACAAAGTAATTTCGGTAATACCAACTCATATTCGGGGGCATCGGTTTGGCGAGTTGCTAGGTAATGTAAGAGATAAATTGCCGTTTGCTGTGCTGATTCGTCACGGAAGCTTTCTTGGTCTACTAGTGCGACATCGTTGAGATATATGTGCAGAAATGGGTGCAGTAGGACTAAGCCAGCTTGATTGATGTAGATACCGGTGATTTCTTCTTCTGGTGACAAGATGGAAGTTTGCGGGTTGTTTTGAGAATCGATTTGTTGATGTTGGTTGTTTGATTCGGGTGTGGCTTTGGGAGAGGATATTGAGTTTCTCAACGCAGAGGGGATCTGAGGTTTACGCAAAGGGTCGTTGAGGTTTGTTGAGGTTGTGGTTTCAGGTGCTGGGGGTAGAATTTGGTTGAGTGTTGTTAGCCAAGGTGTTCTGGAGTTGGTGGGGATTGTGGCTAGGATAGTTCGCAACCGTTGATATATCCCGGAATCGGGTAGTTGTGTTTGTGATTCATTGGGTTCGGGGGTGGTAGGAGTAATTTGAGATTGGTTTGGGGATGCTTCGGGTGTGATGGTGGCTTGCTGTTGCCAAGTTTGGACGAGAATAGTTAGCCAGTTGCGTATCCACACAGTCTTGGGTAAGGGTCTTGTTGAGGAGCTAGTTTGAGGGATTTCTGCTAGTAGTAACAGCCAAGCTTGTGTGTTGAGGAACTCATAGAAGCGATGGCATTCAGCCCACTGTAGGCGATCGCCATTTTGATTTAAACTCAACGCTTGGATAATTTGTTGTCCTTGGGTGAGTAGAGTAGACCAATCAATCCAAGTGGGTTGCAATTGCAAGACTAACTGATGGCAAAAGCTTTCTGGGAACTGGGAAACCAAGCGCTGTCTGACTTGCGGATTTGTGGCTAGCAATTCTCGTAAAGGTTGCTGCCATGTCGTTTCATTTTGTATGGCTGCTTGCCAACGGGGTATCCACTGTTGCCAGTTATTAGCCTCTACCCACCAAGGTAAGCGACCATACCGTAAAAAATATAACAATATCTCCCAATCTGCCGCACTCCGATTTTGGCTGAGTATTGGGGAATTTGTCTTAGTAGTTAGGCGATTCGCTAGATAATCTCTTAGCGTTTGGTTCACAGCACTGATTAATTTAGGTATAAATTCATCTTGAATAAATTGAGGATGAATAACGCCTAAATCTACAACCACTTGATCCAATCGCACCACCTCATCAGCTGCTACCAACTGTTCAAAAAGTTGTGCCATTGCTGGTATGCCCTGTTGTTGCAATAAGCGACTCATATCTTCTTGCAAGCTCCAGACATCAGCTAGTTGCCCAGTATTTAGCTCCAGTACGGTTCGTCCGATGATGTGGCGTTGTTGTGTCATAGCTTACTGCTTTTTCAACGGGGCTTAATTACAGAAGGTGGGGTTGAGCCAACTTGTTTAGATGATGAGTAAGTCCAACCGACGATTAACATGAAAATGGCAGTACTCATGGCTAGTAGCTGGGGTAGTTTGATTTTGGTGATGATTTCTCCTCGGTTGAGGGGAAAGAGGTTTTGTATGCGTGTGAATAGGTTATCTGGGTTGGTGCTACGGGATGGGCTAGTGTCGGTGTCAGCGTCGATAACCCGGATGATAACTTTGATGGTAGCTCCTTCTAGGCGATCGCCATTTACTTCTCTGATAGCTTGTGCTTGAATCTCATGGATACCTATACTCGGTTGCCAGTCATCAGGCATCCGGTAAGGT comes from the Nostoc sp. PCC 7120 = FACHB-418 genome and includes:
- a CDS encoding pentapeptide repeat-containing protein — protein: MLAMIFNVYRTVAGKIQHNNLIENLIDEIVFSSQKKIAPGGRNSITQRLQVAIGDLQHNQTIETRLKAIYELKQIAHDYPKYHWLIMEVLSDFIRNCVNNISSAQLTSSISAEIQAALTVIVQRDTKQDPENQQLDWSHIDIQGANLSQANLENANLYRVNLAGANLLQANLCGAILTAANLSGANLAGANLSGSILSAANLVGANLTGTNLAGANLYLANLQEVILNETIFDGANLREVKFTTADTSNRE
- a CDS encoding FAD-dependent oxidoreductase — encoded protein: MLQNLQPLTHNLVLVGGGHTHAIVLRMFGMKPLSGVRLTLITPDVETPYSGMLPGHISGVYNRDECHINLQRLANFAQAQLSIDTVVDLDVKNHKVICASHQAVDFDLLSIDIGSTPATISVSGAAEYAVPAKPVSQLLEHWYQMLDSVVQKPQIKRSIAIAGGGAGGVELALSMQAHLHRILKQAQQPLSNLEIHLFHRQAQLMSHHHPSVQHQVKQILTRRGVKLHLRETVSHIAPSTDNQDEELLEIQCESGIKVNCHQIFWVTQASAPQWLKATGLATDERGFILVEDTLQSPTHPEVFASGDIATMINHPRPKAGVFAVRQGKPLFDNLRRKLTGQALKPYKPQQQYLSLIGTGDKRAIATKGCITLPPHQLCWQWKDWLDRRFMQQF
- a CDS encoding TonB-dependent receptor plug domain-containing protein encodes the protein MRKSFFWLPVAFPSLFLAFPALGSDTEITQTVDNSDIPYLSEIELPTTSAELLTQSTPGDLNPEGEPSEQPEIEETSSDDADITIEAIAEPETLPASTPTYVIDQEEIQKQGATSVADVLKRMPGFAINDVGHGADIHTGTYYRGASINQSVFLINGRRINNDVNTYHGATDLNSIPVESIERVELSSGVTSALYGSSAFGGVVNIITKKGYPQPKLTSSLEFGSLNLNNQQFSYSGAVGAATYNFSFERYFVDNRYRVPVGAANRDSQGFLSNADTSTSTYFGNIGLDLDQRNSLSLDITKLSSRRGLVYFGFPLQRDRLDHDGLNIGLSWKTRLGNGNNSNLTTTFGYNQNYFSTYGPTVFAGREFYRTGVLDTQQFTGRIDHDWRISPNNKLRWGLDLKNTDLSGDVLSSSPNRIAFNETENRNVLNTALFAVNTWNLSNSFQLDLGLRQSFDGQFGNYLNPSVGLRYDITPLIAMRGSWAGGQRNPGLDQLYVYDTVHGWEANPDLEPETGSSWTAGVDVKLADNLTGQFTYFGSSLNNRLGIVAGRWANIGLVDTNGLEAALQLKVAANWSTFLNYTYTDAQIKTGSERGLQLGMIPYSVLQTGVGYQNSGWQANLYVTYNSGARRAFFTRPGETTTDFVPSFVNLDLSGRIPLTRTLGLTVYLENLLGEQYERVNRIYSPGFTFRLGLSSSI
- a CDS encoding eCIS core domain-containing protein, with the translated sequence MKTAETKTTSHQHQGNSAKPFFDANHEQKFFGAGIVQTKLFFQPQYTSSELGIQRQCRDCGIEQQGQPLPQIQRQPIFESENVETQSHLQRQATTSDTAPVTYLQPQEEATPELEETSGDLASPVIQSKGDGSIPPGDGDNSFRSDTETPFFQAKLTVGEPGDRYEKEAEAIAHQVVSQPQPSQQPTTHPAVTQLQRANNEQPGSPIPTNLESRLQQAQSSGTPLDTQTRLNMEAGFGADFSQVRVHTGQDAASLARSLGAVAFTTGNHIFFNTNQYQPASATGRNLLAHELTHTLQQDAAIQRQPAVSSTSHTVQMLPESIIGQINDYARYIPGYTLFTVVIGFNPLTGNAVERNASNLLEGLMGLVPFGTFIFDKLREMGILQSAFTWVEGELGRLDLSVGRIERTLEAAWEDIHLVAGFDDNLAVLRQNFQQLYQDVEAFARSLINQIIQLIKDAAINLAEGLLANNQAWALIKKILKHDPLRNQPVAATTVEILEDFLRLIGKEQELEQMQERGTLEQTAAWLDTQVGTFISLLGELGSLFTSAWDAIQPENLPNLSTNLESIINQTIGFLQRVWDFAITVAAKVLELIKQALLGWLSSFAIDIPGYHLLTVIMGKDIFTEQSVPRTVINIIRGFMSLLPNGEQKFQQMQETGVIPRAAQRIEALMGELGISWPFVQELFLNIWNTLTIEDMVTPIDTFIRVLEQFREPLNRLLTFVIEVVKIVLELLLEIMNFPSDIIGNIMNNALQALDDIQQDPVGFLLNLLRAVKTGFTNFFDNILQHLLSGVTDWLFGQVRKAGIEPPTEITLESILNLVLQVLGVSMDRIWSKLGDRIGQENVARIRGAIDRLSGIWNFVRDVQQRGIAAIWEYIQTQISNLWNMVLEQVRSWIVSRIIDRVIAKIVSMLDPTGIMAVVNSFIAFFNAVQSAIEYFREILEIVDSFVGMVAEIASGSIDQAAQFLENLLAQSLPVAIGFLANQVGLGNIGDKLQEIIAGIQGLIDQALDWLIDRAVNLGQGLLNAIGLGEDNLEETTGEPDTPESQALKQEVALAVQQAFAEEHTGAETESIIARIRSQFQAQGLDDLFLEPNSNGTGFILYAKASPKYPLGIFQKEANMTQAESEQMLHSAIRLTLVDSIGFNRQNIPLVESTEKNIGRGGEAWQPENLTTEIRAVTWNTSGANRRNNITHAERQFMNWITNPSQENVLLKLKKLEIQNINESPCGACSNQLAHLIREIREKQTSAGQVYLEEAHLYWTKRHLGESPTSASDITILRASGWTLHAPQNQLPIQGIEDSNLQELPGVLEYEPGFNPNDRAVVIHPPASSSSRSGGVRTRV
- a CDS encoding contractile injection system tape measure protein; this translates as MTQQRHIIGRTVLELNTGQLADVWSLQEDMSRLLQQQGIPAMAQLFEQLVAADEVVRLDQVVVDLGVIHPQFIQDEFIPKLISAVNQTLRDYLANRLTTKTNSPILSQNRSAADWEILLYFLRYGRLPWWVEANNWQQWIPRWQAAIQNETTWQQPLRELLATNPQVRQRLVSQFPESFCHQLVLQLQPTWIDWSTLLTQGQQIIQALSLNQNGDRLQWAECHRFYEFLNTQAWLLLLAEIPQTSSSTRPLPKTVWIRNWLTILVQTWQQQATITPEASPNQSQITPTTPEPNESQTQLPDSGIYQRLRTILATIPTNSRTPWLTTLNQILPPAPETTTSTNLNDPLRKPQIPSALRNSISSPKATPESNNQHQQIDSQNNPQTSILSPEEEITGIYINQAGLVLLHPFLHIYLNDVALVDQESFRDESAQQTAIYLLHYLATRQTDAPEYELVLPKLLCGWPLNQAIACNIDLPTTALNEAEHLLQTAIDYWQALKNTSPDGLREGFLQREGKLTRNDNGAWKLQIERQSIDILLSRLPWGLNIVKFPWMEDMLIVDWI